The following are encoded together in the Buteo buteo chromosome 2, bButBut1.hap1.1, whole genome shotgun sequence genome:
- the TOPBP1 gene encoding DNA topoisomerase 2-binding protein 1 isoform X2: protein MKGSKELFFVKFIKSSGNSEYFFKALESIKEFQSEEHLQILEEETALNIKENDKSLYICDPFKGVVFNHLKKLGCRIVGPQVVLYCMQSQQCVPRAECPVYNMTMADVTVSCTSLEKDVREEVHKYVQMMGGCVSRDLSVSVTHLIAGEVGSKKYLVAASLKKPVLLPSWVKTLWDKSQQSIMRYTDVNMEDYACPVFLGCTICVTGLSSSERKEVQRLTAEHGQKYECARKWNVHCVSVQWFSDSIAKGFCQDETIYKIESGSKLSNIPNTSTPTNHASKPENHTFSDVSHISNINSSSVNETARSSAMSSRLDPLPDELENLDISSFQDPEDLLDGCRIYLCGFSGRKLDKMRRLINCGGGVRFNQLNEGVTHVILGENNDELKHFLDKTAHRPHVVTAKWLLESFSKGYLRPVEEYVPLNYQLLENPILEQPGMKSILPKNNNLLKKEAMNVTKHRKAAEEDFLSQYINNDSTMDEVEKLTSRTFSDVTHLTVQGENQSSVCNGSLGESSALAEGGLFVRKRFLLLGFGEEDESCIADIIKENAGKILPLQSRTIADYAVVPLLGCTVKPTVGDVVTNTWLMTCVEQQLLLEPQSNPLFTPVPVMEGVTPLEDCVLSFSQFTVAERDSLVYLAGLLGARVQEFFVWKANAKKGMFATTHLVAREPDGSKYEVAKKRNLPAVTVDWLLQSARTGKRADESKFLVENAEAEDKESSIIQLSKTPATVNSSDSEQPTYFLEAGKKPAVTPLDINKFQSKAFQAVISHHTGKTTPLTHGGLPQKEPSLRLDTPSKFLSKDKLFKPSFDVKDALAALETPGGPDQKNRKLSTPLSEVISRNLKLALANSTRHTVALTASPQLTTGEPEVEEEPKPLADVVIYVSKKLTKKQSELNALAASLGADYRWCLDETVTHFIYKGRQNDNNKEYKSVKERGIHIVSEHWLLESAQEYKRLPESLFPHTYNPKMSLDISTVQDVRLSSSSKLASTGKPAEENEIIPVDEDDAEVDVTTDQIKETVTTREEHIVTSESKGVLTQALEMRENFQRQLQEIMSATSLVKPQGQRGSLSRNSFDGSPTTPDSTRSVRNGRSRVLEALRQSRQAVTDINTEPSQNEQIIWDDPTAREERARLVSNFQWPNSPSQYTEQGQNNANKNVDESAFKGSLADAEIADIAVPKAGDGDLIEGLKNAVRRDPETPVKDHLIPTPQAPSIAFPLAKPPVAPQPKEKAVTEDEKADEEQEKHRKFQLSSLNPQERFDYCHLIEELGGIVLEKQCFDPTCTHIVVGHPLRNEKFLASMAAGKWVLHRSYLEACRGAGCFVQEEDYEWGSNSILNVLPGINVNQKKLALAAMRWRKKIHKGRQETGIVEGAFSGWKVILNVDQTKEAGFRRLLQSGGAKVFSGHSVSLFKEATHLFADFSKLKPEDTRVDVAEAAAQGVNCLKPEYIADYLIQDPPPPMESYCLPQAESCLQNNTERGTGLSQKRKALGEMSGVKRSRIH, encoded by the exons ATGAAAGGTAGTAAGGAGCTGTTTTTTGTGAAATTCATAAAGTCTTCTGGGAACTcggagtatttttttaaagctcttgaG TCTATAAAAGAATTTCAGTCAGAAGAGCATCTCCAGATCCTTGAAGAAGAAACAGCACtcaatataaaagaaaatgataaatCACTTTACATTTGTGATCCTTTTAAAGGCGTTGTTTTCAATCATCTCAAAAAG CTTGGCTGTAGAATTGTTGGACCACAGGTAGTCCTGTACTGTATGCAGTCCCAGCAATGTGTCCCAAGAGCCGAGTGTCCTGTGTACAATATGACCATGGCCGATGTAACGGTATCCTGTACCAGCCTTGAAAAAGATGTTAGG GAAGAAGTTCATAAGTATGTGCAGATGATGGGTGGATGTGTGTCCAGAGACCTCAGTGTGTCAGTAACTCATCTTATAGCTGGGGAAGTTGGCAGCAAGAAATACTTAGTagctgcttctctgaaaaaacCTGTTTTGCTTCCCTCTTGGGTTAAGACACTGTGGGATAAATCTCAGCAAAG CATAATGAGATACACTGATGTTAACATGGAAGACTACGCTTGTCCTGTGTTCCTTGGCTGTACGATTTGCGTAACTGGCTTAAGTagttcagaaaggaaagaagtcCAGCGCCTCACTGCTGAACACG GTCAGAAGTATGAATGTGCCAGAAAATGGAATGTGCACTGTGTGTCTGTGCAGTGGTTTTCTGACAGCATTGCAAAAGGCTTCTGTCAGGATGAGACAATATATAAAATAGAGAGTGGATCAAAACTGAGTAATATACCCAATACGTCAACACCTACGAATCATGCCAGCAAGCCTGAGA atcaTACCTTTTCGGACGTCAGCCACATTTCTAATATCAATTCAAGTAGTGTTAATGAAACCGCACGTAGTTCTGCTATGAGCAGCAGACTGGATCCTCTTCCTGATGAGCTGGAAAACTTGGATATAAGTTCTTTTCAAGACCCTGAAGATTTGTTAGATGGGTGTCGA ATTTATCTGTGTGGCTTCAGTGGCAGGAAGTTGGACAAGATGAGGCGGCTTATTAATTGCGGTGGTGGTGTTCGATTTAATCAACTGAACGAAGGTGTTACCCATGtcattttgggggaaaacaaTGATGAGCTGAAACACTTTTTGGACAAGACAGCTCACAG GCCTCATGTAGTAACAGCAAAATGGTTGCTGGAGTCATTTAGTAAAGGTTATCTACGTCCAGTGGAGGAATATGTCCCTCTGAACTACCAGCTGTTAGAGAACCCAATTTTGGAGCAACCTGGAATGAAGTCAATTCTTCCCAAAAATAACAatcttttgaagaaagaagCTATGAACGTTACAAAGCACCGGAAAGCTGCTGAAGAGGACTTCCTCTCTCAATACATAAATAATGATTCTACAATGG atgaaGTTGAAAAACTGACATCCAGAACCTTCAGTGATGTTACTCACTTGACTGTTCAGGGAGAGAATCAATCTTCTGTGTGTAATGGTTCTTTGGGAGAGTCTTCTGCACTCGCTGAAGGAGGCTTATTTGTTAGAAAGAGATTTcttcttttgggttttggtgaAGAGGATGAGTCCTGCATTGCAGATATTATAAAGGAGAATGCTGGGAAAATTCTGCCGCTGCAGAGCAGAACCATTGCAGACTATGCTGTGGTACCTTTATTGGGGTGCACAGTGAAGCCAACTGTTGGTGATGTTGTCACAAATACGTGGCTG ATGACATGTGTGGAACAGCAGCTCCTTTTAGAACCCCAGTCCAATCCACTTTTCACACCAGTTCCGGTAATGGAAGGAGTTACCCCTCTGGAAGACTGTGTTCTTTCTTTTAGCCAGTTCACTGTTGCAGAGAGAGACTCCCTGGTTTATCTGGCAGGACTGCTAGGAGCCAG AGTCCAAGAATTCTTTGTGTGGAAAGCCAATGCAAAAAAGGGAATGTTTGCCACTACCCATCTTGTGGCGAGAGAACCAGATGGCTCCAAGTATGAAGTTGCGAAGAAGCGTAATTTGCCAGCAGTCACTGTAGATTGGCTTTTGCAGTCTGCAAGGACAGGAAAGAGAGCAGATGAAAGCAAGTTCTTGGTTGAAAATGCAGAGGCTGAAG acaaGGAGAGTTCCATTATTCAGCTTAGCAAGACACCAGCAACGGTTAACTCTTCTGATTCAGAGCAACCTACTTATTTCCttgaagctggaaaaaaaccagctgtgACCCCTCTTGATATCAACAAGTTCCAGAGTAAAGCTTTCCAAGCTGTAATCTCTCATCATACTGGGAAGACAACCCCCCTTACACATGGGGGACTGCCACAGAAAGAACCATCTTTACGTCTTGATACACCGTcaaaatttctttccaaagacaAGTTATTCAAGCCGTCTTTTGATGTAAAG GATGCTCTGGCAGCTTTGGAAACTCCAGGAGGTCCTGATcaaaaaaacaggaaactgAGCACACCTCTCTCTGAAGTCATCAGCAGAAATTTGAAATTGGCACTGGCAAACAGCACAAGGCATACAGTAGCTCTTACTGCCAGCCCTCAGTTGACCACTGGAGAGCCAGAAGTG GAAGAAGAGCCCAAGCCTCTGGCCGATGTTGTTATATATGTTAGTAAAAAACTTACTAAGAAGCAAAGTGAACTGAATGCATTAGCAGCTTCTCTTGGGGCAGACTACAG atgGTGCCTTGATGAAACAGTAACACACTTCATTTACAAGGGACgacaaaatgacaacaataagGAGTACAAATCTGTTAAAGAACGGGGTATACATATTGTTTCAGAACACTGGCTTTTAGAG AGTGCCCAAGAATATAAACGGCTTCCTGAATCTCTCTTTCCTCACACTTACAATCCCAAAATGAGCCTGGACATCAGTACAGTGCAAGACGTCAGGCTCTCCTCCTCCAGTAAACTTGCGTCAACTGGAAAaccagcagaggaaaatgag ATTATTCCAGTGGATGAAGATGATGCTGAAGTTGATGTAACTACAGACCAAATAAAGGAAACAGTTACTACAAGGGAAGAACATATTGTAACAAGTGAATCCAAAGGAG TTTTAACCCAAGCACTAGAAATGAGGGAGAACTtccagaggcagctgcaggagaTCATGTCTGCCACATCGCTAGTGAAACCACAAGGGCAAAGAGGATCCCTTTCAAGGAACAGTTTTGATGGTTCTCCAACCACTCCTGATAGCACACGGTCTGTGCGAAATGGCCGCAGTAGGGTCTTGGAAGCTCTAAG gcaATCCCGTCAGGCAGTTACAGATATAAACACAGAGCCATCCCAGAATGAGCAGATCATCTGGGATGATCCTACTGcgagggaggagagagcaagaCTTGTCAGCAACTTTCAGTGGCCTAATAGTCCTTCCCAGTACACTGAGCAAGGTCAGAATAATGCCAATAAGAACGTGGACGAGTCTGCCTTCAAAGGATCTTTAGCTGATGCAGAGATTGCTGATATAG CTGTTCCCAAGGCTGGGGATGGAGATTTGATTGAAGGTCTAAAGAATGCTGTACGTAGAGATCCTGAAACACCAGTTAAAGATCACTTGATTCCCACTCCGCAGGCCCCCAGCATTGCTTTCCCACTGGCTAAGCCTCCTGTGGCACCACAGCCCAAAGAAAAG GCTGTTACAGAAGATGAGAAGGCTgatgaagaacaagaaaaacacCGTAAATTTCAGCTGTCTTCTCTTAATCCTCAAGAAAGATTTGATTACTGCCATCTGATTGAGGAATTAG GTGGAATAGTACTTGAGAAACAGTGCTTTGATCCAACTTGCACACACATTGTTGTGGGACATCCTCTTCGAAATGAAAAATTCTTGGCTTCGATGGCAGCTGGAAAGTGGGTGCTTCATCGTTCCTACCTGGAGGCATGTAGAGGAGCTGGCTGCTTTGTTCAG GAAGAAGATTATGAGTGGGGAAGTAATTCCATACTTAATGTTTTGCCTGGAATCAATGTAAACCAGAAGAAACTAGCACTTGCAGCCAtgaggtggaggaaaaaaattcataaaggGAGGCAAGAAACTGGAATTGTTGAG GGAGCTTTCAGTGGCTGGAAAGTGATCCTGAATGTTGATCAAACCAAGGAAGCGGGATTCAGGCGCCTTCTTCAGTCAGGAGGAGCAAAA GTGTTTTCTGGTCATTCTGTGTCTCTCTTCAAAGAAGCGACCCATCTCTTTGCTGACTTCAGTAAGCTGAAGCCAGAGGACACCAGGGTTGAcgtggcagaggcagcagcccAAGGAGTGAACTGCCTGAAACCGGAGTACATTGCCGACTACCTCATCCAG GATCCGCCTCCCCCAATGGAGTCTTACTGCCTGCCGCAAGCTGAATCTTGCCTTCAGAATAACACAGAACGTGGAACTGGATTatcccagaaaagaaaagcactggGAGAAATGAGTGGAGTCAAGCGATCCAGAATACACTGA
- the TOPBP1 gene encoding DNA topoisomerase 2-binding protein 1 isoform X1: MKGSKELFFVKFIKSSGNSEYFFKALESIKEFQSEEHLQILEEETALNIKENDKSLYICDPFKGVVFNHLKKLGCRIVGPQVVLYCMQSQQCVPRAECPVYNMTMADVTVSCTSLEKDVREEVHKYVQMMGGCVSRDLSVSVTHLIAGEVGSKKYLVAASLKKPVLLPSWVKTLWDKSQQSIMRYTDVNMEDYACPVFLGCTICVTGLSSSERKEVQRLTAEHGGQYTGRLKMNECTHLIVQEPKGQKYECARKWNVHCVSVQWFSDSIAKGFCQDETIYKIESGSKLSNIPNTSTPTNHASKPENHTFSDVSHISNINSSSVNETARSSAMSSRLDPLPDELENLDISSFQDPEDLLDGCRIYLCGFSGRKLDKMRRLINCGGGVRFNQLNEGVTHVILGENNDELKHFLDKTAHRPHVVTAKWLLESFSKGYLRPVEEYVPLNYQLLENPILEQPGMKSILPKNNNLLKKEAMNVTKHRKAAEEDFLSQYINNDSTMDEVEKLTSRTFSDVTHLTVQGENQSSVCNGSLGESSALAEGGLFVRKRFLLLGFGEEDESCIADIIKENAGKILPLQSRTIADYAVVPLLGCTVKPTVGDVVTNTWLMTCVEQQLLLEPQSNPLFTPVPVMEGVTPLEDCVLSFSQFTVAERDSLVYLAGLLGARVQEFFVWKANAKKGMFATTHLVAREPDGSKYEVAKKRNLPAVTVDWLLQSARTGKRADESKFLVENAEAEDKESSIIQLSKTPATVNSSDSEQPTYFLEAGKKPAVTPLDINKFQSKAFQAVISHHTGKTTPLTHGGLPQKEPSLRLDTPSKFLSKDKLFKPSFDVKDALAALETPGGPDQKNRKLSTPLSEVISRNLKLALANSTRHTVALTASPQLTTGEPEVEEEPKPLADVVIYVSKKLTKKQSELNALAASLGADYRWCLDETVTHFIYKGRQNDNNKEYKSVKERGIHIVSEHWLLESAQEYKRLPESLFPHTYNPKMSLDISTVQDVRLSSSSKLASTGKPAEENEIIPVDEDDAEVDVTTDQIKETVTTREEHIVTSESKGVLTQALEMRENFQRQLQEIMSATSLVKPQGQRGSLSRNSFDGSPTTPDSTRSVRNGRSRVLEALRQSRQAVTDINTEPSQNEQIIWDDPTAREERARLVSNFQWPNSPSQYTEQGQNNANKNVDESAFKGSLADAEIADIAVPKAGDGDLIEGLKNAVRRDPETPVKDHLIPTPQAPSIAFPLAKPPVAPQPKEKAVTEDEKADEEQEKHRKFQLSSLNPQERFDYCHLIEELGGIVLEKQCFDPTCTHIVVGHPLRNEKFLASMAAGKWVLHRSYLEACRGAGCFVQEEDYEWGSNSILNVLPGINVNQKKLALAAMRWRKKIHKGRQETGIVEGAFSGWKVILNVDQTKEAGFRRLLQSGGAKVFSGHSVSLFKEATHLFADFSKLKPEDTRVDVAEAAAQGVNCLKPEYIADYLIQDPPPPMESYCLPQAESCLQNNTERGTGLSQKRKALGEMSGVKRSRIH; this comes from the exons ATGAAAGGTAGTAAGGAGCTGTTTTTTGTGAAATTCATAAAGTCTTCTGGGAACTcggagtatttttttaaagctcttgaG TCTATAAAAGAATTTCAGTCAGAAGAGCATCTCCAGATCCTTGAAGAAGAAACAGCACtcaatataaaagaaaatgataaatCACTTTACATTTGTGATCCTTTTAAAGGCGTTGTTTTCAATCATCTCAAAAAG CTTGGCTGTAGAATTGTTGGACCACAGGTAGTCCTGTACTGTATGCAGTCCCAGCAATGTGTCCCAAGAGCCGAGTGTCCTGTGTACAATATGACCATGGCCGATGTAACGGTATCCTGTACCAGCCTTGAAAAAGATGTTAGG GAAGAAGTTCATAAGTATGTGCAGATGATGGGTGGATGTGTGTCCAGAGACCTCAGTGTGTCAGTAACTCATCTTATAGCTGGGGAAGTTGGCAGCAAGAAATACTTAGTagctgcttctctgaaaaaacCTGTTTTGCTTCCCTCTTGGGTTAAGACACTGTGGGATAAATCTCAGCAAAG CATAATGAGATACACTGATGTTAACATGGAAGACTACGCTTGTCCTGTGTTCCTTGGCTGTACGATTTGCGTAACTGGCTTAAGTagttcagaaaggaaagaagtcCAGCGCCTCACTGCTGAACACGGTGGGCAATATACGGGGCGGCTCAAGATGAATGAATGTACTCACCTCATAGTTCAAGAGCCAAAAG GTCAGAAGTATGAATGTGCCAGAAAATGGAATGTGCACTGTGTGTCTGTGCAGTGGTTTTCTGACAGCATTGCAAAAGGCTTCTGTCAGGATGAGACAATATATAAAATAGAGAGTGGATCAAAACTGAGTAATATACCCAATACGTCAACACCTACGAATCATGCCAGCAAGCCTGAGA atcaTACCTTTTCGGACGTCAGCCACATTTCTAATATCAATTCAAGTAGTGTTAATGAAACCGCACGTAGTTCTGCTATGAGCAGCAGACTGGATCCTCTTCCTGATGAGCTGGAAAACTTGGATATAAGTTCTTTTCAAGACCCTGAAGATTTGTTAGATGGGTGTCGA ATTTATCTGTGTGGCTTCAGTGGCAGGAAGTTGGACAAGATGAGGCGGCTTATTAATTGCGGTGGTGGTGTTCGATTTAATCAACTGAACGAAGGTGTTACCCATGtcattttgggggaaaacaaTGATGAGCTGAAACACTTTTTGGACAAGACAGCTCACAG GCCTCATGTAGTAACAGCAAAATGGTTGCTGGAGTCATTTAGTAAAGGTTATCTACGTCCAGTGGAGGAATATGTCCCTCTGAACTACCAGCTGTTAGAGAACCCAATTTTGGAGCAACCTGGAATGAAGTCAATTCTTCCCAAAAATAACAatcttttgaagaaagaagCTATGAACGTTACAAAGCACCGGAAAGCTGCTGAAGAGGACTTCCTCTCTCAATACATAAATAATGATTCTACAATGG atgaaGTTGAAAAACTGACATCCAGAACCTTCAGTGATGTTACTCACTTGACTGTTCAGGGAGAGAATCAATCTTCTGTGTGTAATGGTTCTTTGGGAGAGTCTTCTGCACTCGCTGAAGGAGGCTTATTTGTTAGAAAGAGATTTcttcttttgggttttggtgaAGAGGATGAGTCCTGCATTGCAGATATTATAAAGGAGAATGCTGGGAAAATTCTGCCGCTGCAGAGCAGAACCATTGCAGACTATGCTGTGGTACCTTTATTGGGGTGCACAGTGAAGCCAACTGTTGGTGATGTTGTCACAAATACGTGGCTG ATGACATGTGTGGAACAGCAGCTCCTTTTAGAACCCCAGTCCAATCCACTTTTCACACCAGTTCCGGTAATGGAAGGAGTTACCCCTCTGGAAGACTGTGTTCTTTCTTTTAGCCAGTTCACTGTTGCAGAGAGAGACTCCCTGGTTTATCTGGCAGGACTGCTAGGAGCCAG AGTCCAAGAATTCTTTGTGTGGAAAGCCAATGCAAAAAAGGGAATGTTTGCCACTACCCATCTTGTGGCGAGAGAACCAGATGGCTCCAAGTATGAAGTTGCGAAGAAGCGTAATTTGCCAGCAGTCACTGTAGATTGGCTTTTGCAGTCTGCAAGGACAGGAAAGAGAGCAGATGAAAGCAAGTTCTTGGTTGAAAATGCAGAGGCTGAAG acaaGGAGAGTTCCATTATTCAGCTTAGCAAGACACCAGCAACGGTTAACTCTTCTGATTCAGAGCAACCTACTTATTTCCttgaagctggaaaaaaaccagctgtgACCCCTCTTGATATCAACAAGTTCCAGAGTAAAGCTTTCCAAGCTGTAATCTCTCATCATACTGGGAAGACAACCCCCCTTACACATGGGGGACTGCCACAGAAAGAACCATCTTTACGTCTTGATACACCGTcaaaatttctttccaaagacaAGTTATTCAAGCCGTCTTTTGATGTAAAG GATGCTCTGGCAGCTTTGGAAACTCCAGGAGGTCCTGATcaaaaaaacaggaaactgAGCACACCTCTCTCTGAAGTCATCAGCAGAAATTTGAAATTGGCACTGGCAAACAGCACAAGGCATACAGTAGCTCTTACTGCCAGCCCTCAGTTGACCACTGGAGAGCCAGAAGTG GAAGAAGAGCCCAAGCCTCTGGCCGATGTTGTTATATATGTTAGTAAAAAACTTACTAAGAAGCAAAGTGAACTGAATGCATTAGCAGCTTCTCTTGGGGCAGACTACAG atgGTGCCTTGATGAAACAGTAACACACTTCATTTACAAGGGACgacaaaatgacaacaataagGAGTACAAATCTGTTAAAGAACGGGGTATACATATTGTTTCAGAACACTGGCTTTTAGAG AGTGCCCAAGAATATAAACGGCTTCCTGAATCTCTCTTTCCTCACACTTACAATCCCAAAATGAGCCTGGACATCAGTACAGTGCAAGACGTCAGGCTCTCCTCCTCCAGTAAACTTGCGTCAACTGGAAAaccagcagaggaaaatgag ATTATTCCAGTGGATGAAGATGATGCTGAAGTTGATGTAACTACAGACCAAATAAAGGAAACAGTTACTACAAGGGAAGAACATATTGTAACAAGTGAATCCAAAGGAG TTTTAACCCAAGCACTAGAAATGAGGGAGAACTtccagaggcagctgcaggagaTCATGTCTGCCACATCGCTAGTGAAACCACAAGGGCAAAGAGGATCCCTTTCAAGGAACAGTTTTGATGGTTCTCCAACCACTCCTGATAGCACACGGTCTGTGCGAAATGGCCGCAGTAGGGTCTTGGAAGCTCTAAG gcaATCCCGTCAGGCAGTTACAGATATAAACACAGAGCCATCCCAGAATGAGCAGATCATCTGGGATGATCCTACTGcgagggaggagagagcaagaCTTGTCAGCAACTTTCAGTGGCCTAATAGTCCTTCCCAGTACACTGAGCAAGGTCAGAATAATGCCAATAAGAACGTGGACGAGTCTGCCTTCAAAGGATCTTTAGCTGATGCAGAGATTGCTGATATAG CTGTTCCCAAGGCTGGGGATGGAGATTTGATTGAAGGTCTAAAGAATGCTGTACGTAGAGATCCTGAAACACCAGTTAAAGATCACTTGATTCCCACTCCGCAGGCCCCCAGCATTGCTTTCCCACTGGCTAAGCCTCCTGTGGCACCACAGCCCAAAGAAAAG GCTGTTACAGAAGATGAGAAGGCTgatgaagaacaagaaaaacacCGTAAATTTCAGCTGTCTTCTCTTAATCCTCAAGAAAGATTTGATTACTGCCATCTGATTGAGGAATTAG GTGGAATAGTACTTGAGAAACAGTGCTTTGATCCAACTTGCACACACATTGTTGTGGGACATCCTCTTCGAAATGAAAAATTCTTGGCTTCGATGGCAGCTGGAAAGTGGGTGCTTCATCGTTCCTACCTGGAGGCATGTAGAGGAGCTGGCTGCTTTGTTCAG GAAGAAGATTATGAGTGGGGAAGTAATTCCATACTTAATGTTTTGCCTGGAATCAATGTAAACCAGAAGAAACTAGCACTTGCAGCCAtgaggtggaggaaaaaaattcataaaggGAGGCAAGAAACTGGAATTGTTGAG GGAGCTTTCAGTGGCTGGAAAGTGATCCTGAATGTTGATCAAACCAAGGAAGCGGGATTCAGGCGCCTTCTTCAGTCAGGAGGAGCAAAA GTGTTTTCTGGTCATTCTGTGTCTCTCTTCAAAGAAGCGACCCATCTCTTTGCTGACTTCAGTAAGCTGAAGCCAGAGGACACCAGGGTTGAcgtggcagaggcagcagcccAAGGAGTGAACTGCCTGAAACCGGAGTACATTGCCGACTACCTCATCCAG GATCCGCCTCCCCCAATGGAGTCTTACTGCCTGCCGCAAGCTGAATCTTGCCTTCAGAATAACACAGAACGTGGAACTGGATTatcccagaaaagaaaagcactggGAGAAATGAGTGGAGTCAAGCGATCCAGAATACACTGA